GTGCACGTCTCGGTCGACCTGGCGACGGGCGCGACCACGGTGCGCACCGCCGGTCACCCCCCGGCGCTCGTCGTGCGCAGCTGCGGCGAGGTGCAGCGTGTCGACCTCTCGGGCCCGCTGCTCGGGGTGGTGCCGGACGCGGCGTACCCCCCGGCGACCTTCGACCTGCAGCCCGGCGACGCGGTCGTCGTCTACACCGACGGGGTGGTGGAGGACGCGGGCACCGACCTGGACGACGGGATCGTGCGCCTCAGCTCCCTGCTGCTCGAGCACCGCGGCGAGGGGACGGAGGGCCTCGCGCAGCGGGTGCTCGACGACCTCGGGCCGATCGCGGACGACTGCGCCCTCTTCGTGCTCCGGCGCTCGACGGCACCCTGAGCCGCCACCGGGGCTGGGTTGGGGGCCTCCGTGCGCCATGTGGCACGATGACGTTCGCGTGTGTGCGTCCGGAGTCTCCGGGCGCGCTGTCGCGCGCACGCGGATGTAGCTCAATGGTAGAGCCTCAGTCTTCCAAACTGATTACGCGGGTTCGATTCCCGTCATCCGCTCCAAGTGTGGTCGACGCCGACCCGTTCGTGCAGGTCAGCGCCTGTGCGATGGGCCTGCGGCGGCCCTCTTGGCGGGGCGTAGCGTAGTGGCTAGCGCGCCTGCTTTGGGAGCAGGAGATCGCAGGTTCGAGTCCTGTCGCCCCGACCGCAACCGAGCTGCACCGCTGAAGTCCGACCACGAGGAGAACCACCTGTGAAGAGCGCCGTCGAGTCCTTGAGCCCCACCCGGGCCAAGCTCACCGTTGAGGTGCCCTTCGACGAGCTCAAGCCGAGCCTCGACAAGGCGTACAAGACCATCGCCCAGCAGATCAACGTCCCCGGCTTCCGCCGCGGCAAGGTCCCGCCGGCCGTCATCGACCGCCAGGTCGGCCGCGGCGCGGTCCTCGACCAGGCGATCAACGAGGCGCTGCCGAAGGTGTACGTCGAGGCCCTGCGTGAGAACTCGCTCGAGCCCCTGGCCCAGCCCGAGATCGAGGTGACGCGGCTCGAGGACAAGGAGCTGCTCGAGTTCACCGCCGAGGTCGACGTCAAGCCGGAGATCGAGCTGCCGGACTACGACGGCCTCGAGGCCGAGGTCGAGGACCTGACGGTCACCGACGAGGACGTCGAGGACCAGCTCAACAACCTCCGCGAGCGCTTCGGCACCCTCGCCGACGTCGAGCGCCCCGCCGCCGACGGCGACTTCGTCTCCATCGACCTCGTGGCCACCAAGGACGGCGAGGTCGTCCCCGGTGCCGAGGTCGCGGGCATGTCCTACCAGGTCGGTCGCGGCGGCATGCTCGACGGCCTCGACGAGGCCCTCACCGGCCTGTCCGCCGGCGAGTCGGCCGAGTTCACGTCGCAGCTGGTCGGTGGCGACCTCGTCGGCGAGGACGTCGCCGTCAAGGTCACCGTCAACGGCGTGCAGGAGCAGGAGCTCCCCGAGCTCGACGACGACTTCGCGCAGACCGCGTCGGAGTTCGACACCGTCGAGGAGCTGCGGGAGGACGTGCGCGCGCGCCTCACCCGCGGCAAGCGGCTCGAGCAGGCGACCGAGGCCCGCGACGCGGTGCTCGAGGCGCTGCTCGAGAAGGTCTCCGTCCCGCTGCCCGAGACGATGGTCACCGACGAGCTCAACGCCCGTCGCGAGGGCGTCGAGCAGCAGCTCGCCATGGCCGGCATCACGATGGACAAGTACCTCGAGGACGAGGGCCAGACCATCGAGGAGTTCGAGGCCGACCTCGAGCGCCGCGTGCGCGACGCCGTGGCCGCGCAGTTCCTCCTCGACGAGATCGCCAAGCGCGAGGAGCTGGGCGTCGAGCAGAACGACCTGAGCCAGCACATCGTGCGTCGCGCCCAGCAGTCCGGTCAGGACCCGCAGGAGTTCGCGAACCACATGTTCGAGCACAACCACATCCCCGAGCTCGTGCAGGAGATCCTGCGGGGCAAGGCGCTGGCGACGCTCGTCGAGTCGGCCGTCGTGACCGACGCGTCCGGCAACCACGTCGAGCTCAAGAACCTGCGCCCCGACGGCTCCATCGGCGAGCCCGAGGCGGAGTCGGCGGACGAGTCGGCGGACGAGTCGGCGGACGAGTCGGCGGACGAGTCGGCGGAGCCGGCCGAGGCCGAGCAGGCCGAGCAGACGGACGAGGCCCCCGAGGCCACGTCGGACGAGGCCGACGCGGCCAAGTGAGCCGACACTCCGAGATGAGCTGAATTCCGGCGGGGGACACGGATGACGCGCGAGCGGGCGGGCGACAGCACCGATGGTGCCTGGCGCCCGCCCGCTGCTGCGTCCGAGCCCGTCGAGGCCCGTCGTGAGCCGGAGGACATCCCGGGCTACGTCGAGCTGACCGAGGTGGGGCGCGGCGGCGACTCCGTCGTCTACCGGGCCCGCCAGGTCAGCCCGCACCGGGTCGTCGCCATCAAGGTGCTCCGCACCGACGACGACGGCCGCGTCGCCCGCTTCCGGCGCGAGGTCGACATCACGATCGAGCTCGGGCGCCAACACCCCCACATCGTCAACCTCCTCGACGTCGGCACCACGGGGGCGGGCCGCCCGTTCCTGGTGATGGACTTCGTCGAGGCCGGCACCGTTCACGATCGGCTGCGCCAGCAGGGGCCGCTGCCGGTGCACGAGGTGCTCGAGATCGGCTACGTGCTGGCCGACGCCCTCGCGTTCGCCCACGAGCGCGGCGTGCTGCACCGCGACGTGAAGCCGCAGAACGTGCTGGTGCTGCCCACCACGTGGGTGCTCGCCGACTTCGGCATCGCGCGTCTCGCCGGCTCCGAGCACACCGCCTCCGTCGAGACGTTCACCTACCGCCACGCCGCGCCCCAGGTGCTCGACGGCGAGAAGCCGTCCCGCGCCGACGACCTCTGGTCCCTCGGCTCCACCCTCTTCACCCTCCTCGACGGCCGGCCGCCCTTCGCCAGCGACGACCCCGACGAGGACTCGGCGCTCGCCTACATCCGCCGGGCCCGCACGGAGCCCCACCGCTCCCTGTCCGCCGACGGAGCCGAGCGGGTCGCCGCGATCATCGACCGCTGCCTGCAGAAGGACCCCGCACAGCGCTGGCCCGACGCCGCCTCGCTGCGCGACGCGTTCGCCGCGCTCCGCACGAGCGCCTGGCTGCCCGGTGGGAGCCAGCCGGACGCCGCGGCCCCCGCGGCCCCCGATGCACCGCCCACCCCGGCGCCCACACAGGCGACCGGCCCGACGCCCGGCCAGTCCACGGCTCCCCGGCCGGCGCCGGCGTCACCACCGGCGCCCGCCATCGCGCCGGTCCCGGTGGAGGAGCCACCGTCGAGCCCGGCACCGGTCCCGGCACCGGTCCCGGCACCGGCCCCGGAAGCGGCCCCGGCAGCCAGCCCGGCACCCGGCGCCCGGGAGGACGCCTGGGCGCCTGGCGCCGACCCGGAACCGCTCGCCCTCTCGGTGCTCGCCCACGCACCGGTCCAGCACGAGCCGGACGCCGCCCCGACCGGCACGGGCGGGCTCGTGGCGGGCCGCCTGACCGGAGGCGCCGACGCAGCCGGCCCGCCGTCCGGCGCCGCGCCGCCGAGCGCCGCGCCTGCCGCTGACCCCGCCCCCGACCCGGCCCGACGGCGTCGCCGCAACCTGCTCGTGCTGCTGGCCGTGGTCGCGCTCCTCGTGGGGATGGGGCTGACGATCGTCGGCTCCGCTCTGCGGGGAGGCGACGAGCCGCGGGAGGCGTCGACGGCCGACGCGACGGAGACGGCGGGGGGCGGGGTGCCGACCGCGACCGAGACGCCCGCGGCCCCCGACCTCGAGCCGCGACCGAACCCCGACCTCGCCGTGCTCTTCACCGACATCGATGCGGTCGGTCTCGACATCGAGATGGCCTGGACCGACCCCAGCGAGGGGGAGGCGGAGTTCTACGTGGCGCAGACCTCCGGCTCGGACGGCGCGGTCGTCGACTACAAGGCGGTGCTCCCGCCCGGCACCCGGCAGTACGTGCTGCCCGGCGCCCTCGCCGCCGGCGGTCGCCAGTGCTACGCGATCCTGCTGCGCATGCCGACCGGCGAGTTCGGCGTCTCCGACGTCCGCTGCATCACCGCACCCGCCGCCGACGAGTGACCGTCGACGGGTGACCGTCGGCGCTCAGCGCCGGAAGACCCGGGGGTCGAACGCCCACGCCGGGCGTCGCCACCACGGCAGCGAGCGACGCAGACCGCGGCGTACGGCGCGGAGCGCGGCCCGCTCGGCCCCGTCGAGCCCACCGGACCCGGCGTCGCCGGTCGGCGCGAAGGCGGAGCGGTCCGCCGCGTGAGCGAGCGTGGTCGCCTCGGGCACGCCGTAGGCCATCGCCACGCGGTCGCCGACGCTGGGCGCGGGCTCCGCGGGCCGGGCGGGGGCACCGGCGAGCACGAGCCCGTCGAGCACCTCGGCCCAGGCGCCGCGGGGACCGCGGCGGCGGTGGGCCCACGACCGGACGGACCGGGCGAGGAGCAGGGCGAGCGGGAGCCCGACGAGCAGCGCGCCGCCGGCGGCGTACCAGACGCCGGGGGGCAGGCCGGAGCCCTCGTCGGGTCCGGGGCGCTCGTCGTCGAGGGGCCGGGCGTCGGGATCGGTCGGCGGGGTGACGGGCTCCTCGCTCGGCTGGGTCTCCTCGGGCGGTGCGGTGGGCCGCTCGCCCACGAGGCCGGGCTCCGGCGTGGGGTCGAAGGGCACCCAGCCGAGGTCGGTGAAGTAGACCTCCGGCCACGCGAGGGCGTGCTCGCCGCGCACGACGCGGGTGCCGTCGCCCTGCTCGTCGCCGGGGCGGAAGCCCACCACCACCCGGGTCGGCAGGCCGGTGTGGCGTGCCAGCAGGGCGAAGGCCGTCGCGAACTGCTCGGAGGTGCCCTCCTGGGCGCCGGACGTGCCGGGGGTCCCGAGCAGGAAGTCCTGGATCCGCCAGAGGGCGGAGCCGGAGATGGCGCGCTCGCTCAGGGTGCGCCGGCCGCGCACGGCGTTCTCGATGGCGAGGGCCCGCTGGTAGGGCTTCGTGGTGCCCTGGGCGACCTCCTGGGCGTAGACCCCGAGCTCGTACGGCAGGTCGGGGGTCTGGAGGTAGCGGTCGAGGGGGAGGTCGGCCGCGTCGGGCGCGTCGGGCGAGGGGACCCCGGCCTCGGGCAGCGCCGCCGGGTCGGGGGCGTCGACCTGGGCGGTGACCTCGTACTCGACCCCGGCGGTCCCCTCGGGGCGCAGGAGGGTGCCGGTGCGCGGGTCGACGAGCGCATCGGTGCCGGTGACGCCGGTCGGGTCGCCGGGCGAGGGCAGCCAGCTGCCACCGAGGTCGCTCACACGGACGGCCGTCGTGAACCGGGCGCGCTGGTCGCCGAGCGGCATGACGTCCGTCGCCTCGATGCCCAGCGGTCCGTACTCCGTCGCCGCCCGCCACTGGGCCCCGTCGTAGTCGTCGAGCACGACCAGCCGCAGCGGCGCCACGTCGCCGGAGGTGGTGAAGAGCTCGACGTCGGGGTTGGCCGACCACGCGGCCAGCTGGGGGAGCGGGCTCGACGCCTGCGTCTGCAGCATCGGCGGGTCCACGACGGAGCGGGGGTCGAAGGGCTCCTGCGTCGGCACGAGGCTGGCGGAGGCGACGACGCCGACGGCGACGACGAGCAGCGGCCCGGCGATGACGGCCCGCCGCTTCCGGGGCTCGCCCGTCTCGTCGAGCAGCACCCAGCCGAGCACGGCGAGCACGAGCAGGAGCGCCGCGAGCAGGCCGATGCGGTCGCCCTCGCCGCGCGTCAGCAGCGCCCCCGCCGCGTAGAGCACGACCGCGCCCACCACCGGGGCCACGCGGGTCGGACGGTGGCTGCGCAGCGCCACGAGGAGCCCGACGACGCCGCTCAGCAGCACCGGCACGACGAGCAGGTCCGCGCGGAACGCCAGCGGCTGCGGCTCGGTGAGGAGCCGGGGCACGGCGTCGCCGACGGTGCCGACGAGCGTGGTGCCCGCCCCCGACGCCAGCACGTAGCCCACCAGCACGAGCAGCCCCGACAGCACCGACGCCGCCAGCCACCGCGGCACCCCGAGCCGCAGCACGAGGCTGAGGAGCACGAAGGGCAGCACGACCGCGCCGACGACCACGAGCGGCATGCGCCAGCCGCCCCACGCCGTCGCCAGCGACAGGGCGCCGGCGGCCGGGAGGCTGGCGGCCCACACGAGGGCCGCGGCAGCGGTAC
This Nocardioides alkalitolerans DNA region includes the following protein-coding sequences:
- the tig gene encoding trigger factor encodes the protein MKSAVESLSPTRAKLTVEVPFDELKPSLDKAYKTIAQQINVPGFRRGKVPPAVIDRQVGRGAVLDQAINEALPKVYVEALRENSLEPLAQPEIEVTRLEDKELLEFTAEVDVKPEIELPDYDGLEAEVEDLTVTDEDVEDQLNNLRERFGTLADVERPAADGDFVSIDLVATKDGEVVPGAEVAGMSYQVGRGGMLDGLDEALTGLSAGESAEFTSQLVGGDLVGEDVAVKVTVNGVQEQELPELDDDFAQTASEFDTVEELREDVRARLTRGKRLEQATEARDAVLEALLEKVSVPLPETMVTDELNARREGVEQQLAMAGITMDKYLEDEGQTIEEFEADLERRVRDAVAAQFLLDEIAKREELGVEQNDLSQHIVRRAQQSGQDPQEFANHMFEHNHIPELVQEILRGKALATLVESAVVTDASGNHVELKNLRPDGSIGEPEAESADESADESADESADESAEPAEAEQAEQTDEAPEATSDEADAAK
- a CDS encoding serine/threonine-protein kinase, with the translated sequence MTRERAGDSTDGAWRPPAAASEPVEARREPEDIPGYVELTEVGRGGDSVVYRARQVSPHRVVAIKVLRTDDDGRVARFRREVDITIELGRQHPHIVNLLDVGTTGAGRPFLVMDFVEAGTVHDRLRQQGPLPVHEVLEIGYVLADALAFAHERGVLHRDVKPQNVLVLPTTWVLADFGIARLAGSEHTASVETFTYRHAAPQVLDGEKPSRADDLWSLGSTLFTLLDGRPPFASDDPDEDSALAYIRRARTEPHRSLSADGAERVAAIIDRCLQKDPAQRWPDAASLRDAFAALRTSAWLPGGSQPDAAAPAAPDAPPTPAPTQATGPTPGQSTAPRPAPASPPAPAIAPVPVEEPPSSPAPVPAPVPAPAPEAAPAASPAPGAREDAWAPGADPEPLALSVLAHAPVQHEPDAAPTGTGGLVAGRLTGGADAAGPPSGAAPPSAAPAADPAPDPARRRRRNLLVLLAVVALLVGMGLTIVGSALRGGDEPREASTADATETAGGGVPTATETPAAPDLEPRPNPDLAVLFTDIDAVGLDIEMAWTDPSEGEAEFYVAQTSGSDGAVVDYKAVLPPGTRQYVLPGALAAGGRQCYAILLRMPTGEFGVSDVRCITAPAADE
- a CDS encoding transglutaminaseTgpA domain-containing protein gives rise to the protein MSATTAAPRTGARSGTGTGTGTGPTVPGEPLPAVPRRTAAAALVWAASLPAAGALSLATAWGGWRMPLVVVGAVVLPFVLLSLVLRLGVPRWLAASVLSGLLVLVGYVLASGAGTTLVGTVGDAVPRLLTEPQPLAFRADLLVVPVLLSGVVGLLVALRSHRPTRVAPVVGAVVLYAAGALLTRGEGDRIGLLAALLLVLAVLGWVLLDETGEPRKRRAVIAGPLLVVAVGVVASASLVPTQEPFDPRSVVDPPMLQTQASSPLPQLAAWSANPDVELFTTSGDVAPLRLVVLDDYDGAQWRAATEYGPLGIEATDVMPLGDQRARFTTAVRVSDLGGSWLPSPGDPTGVTGTDALVDPRTGTLLRPEGTAGVEYEVTAQVDAPDPAALPEAGVPSPDAPDAADLPLDRYLQTPDLPYELGVYAQEVAQGTTKPYQRALAIENAVRGRRTLSERAISGSALWRIQDFLLGTPGTSGAQEGTSEQFATAFALLARHTGLPTRVVVGFRPGDEQGDGTRVVRGEHALAWPEVYFTDLGWVPFDPTPEPGLVGERPTAPPEETQPSEEPVTPPTDPDARPLDDERPGPDEGSGLPPGVWYAAGGALLVGLPLALLLARSVRSWAHRRRGPRGAWAEVLDGLVLAGAPARPAEPAPSVGDRVAMAYGVPEATTLAHAADRSAFAPTGDAGSGGLDGAERAALRAVRRGLRRSLPWWRRPAWAFDPRVFRR